The genomic DNA GCTTCAACTCAGAGAAGTTGAAAAACCAATTCCCAAAGACAATGAAATTCTAATCAAGATTAAAGCCACAGCCGTAAACTCTGGCGACTATCGCATTCGTAAGGCTGATCCATTTGCAGTAAGATTCTTCTTTGGTTTAACGAAGCCTAAAAATATCTTAGGCGGAGTTCTGTCTGGTGAAGTAGAAAGCATTGGGAAAGACGTTAAGCGATTTAAACTTGGAGATGAAGTGTTCGGCTCGACTGGAATGAGTTTTGGTGCTTACGCGGAATACAAGTGTTTGCCTGAAAATGCTACTATAGCAATTAAGCCAAATTCATTTTCTCATGAAGAGGCGGCAGTGATTCCATTTGGAGGAAATACTGCCCTGTTTTTTATTAAAAAAGCAAAGATTACAAAGGGACAAAAAGTTCTAATTTACGGAGCCTCTGGTGCAGTTGGCACTGCTGCTATTCAATTAGCGAAAGTTTTTGGTGCACACGTAACTGGAGTTTGTAGTGGTGCTAATATTGATTTGGTGAAATCGTTAGGAGCCGATACAGTCATCGATTATACAAAAGAAGATTTTACTCGAAATGGTATGGCGTATGACGTCATTTTTGATACTGTAAATAAAATTTCATTTTCGCAATATTTAAAAGCACTAACTGAAAAAGGAATTCTCATCTTAGCATCGGCTGGAATTTCCGAAATGCTACAAGGCGCATGGACATCGATGACTAGTAGCAGAAAAGTAATCACTGGAGTGATTAGTGAAAATACGGAAGATATGATTTTTATTAAACAACTTATGGAAGAAGGAAAAATAAAATCAGTCTTAGATAGAACTTATAACTTAGAGCAAATAGCCGAAGCGCATGCCTATGTAGAAGAGGGGCACAAAAAAGGCAACGTTGCTATCAAAGTATAAAGGCTTATTGACTTGCCTCTTCGTAAGCTCTTTTAATTTTTTCTATTTCTTGTTCTTTATTATTAACCCAATCCAAAAGCCAAATTCTATAAAACTTCCAACCAAGTGAGGCTAATTGCTGTTCTCTCAAACGGTCTCGCTCTTTAGCAGTTGGGCTTGATGCATAGTATTCTCCATCGCATTCAATGGCCAATACATATTCGCTTTTTGTTGGATGCTTTGCGACCATATCAATTCTATATTGAGAAAATCCAAATTTAGATACCAAAGGAATTCCGTTTCGCTCCAACGTATCGAATATTTCTTGTTCCAATGGGTTTAATGCATCTGTTTCGTTTGATGCTTGCGGTTTACCACCGTAATTCGCATAGTTCAAATAGAGTTTTAGTAAGCGAACGCCTTCAGAGTTTGATCTCTCTAAATCAATATCCGTATCTTTAAAAGAAGATACTATCGTCATACGTTGTCTTGCGCGTGTGATAGCTACGTTCAATCGTCGTTCGCCGCCCTGATGAGTTAAGGGTCCAAAGTTATGCGGCAAATTTCCATTTTCCTCTTTTACATAGCCTATAGATAAAATGATAGCATCTCTTTCATCTCCCTGAACTTGCTCAATATTCTTAATAAAAAAATGATCTGTAATTTCTTCATTAAAGAACGGTTCTAAATCAGGTTTTTCTTTGAGTGCGGACTCTAGCGCTGACTCAATTTTTTGGGCGTGGGAAATACCCATTGTAATTACGCCTAACGTCTCTTTTGGGCGAGTAGTTGCGTGGTTTAATACCAATTCAATGACTCTTGCTACTTCCATGTCTTCGCTTTCGTCCGAGGTCTGTCCTAAAGTAAAAGGAACCAATACATGTGAAATCACACGGGTATTTTTCGGACTTGGGAATGTAATTAACTTGTTTAGATAAATGGTTTCATTGGAAAATGCGATCAGCTCTTCCGAGCGACTGCGATAGTGCCATAGCAATTGTCTTTCGTTTAGAAAGCTAGCTGTTCGATTCAGTAGACTTTCGAATCCTTTTGTGTGAGACACTTCTTCGCTTTCATCTTCTTCTAGATTTGCCTTAAAAAAATCAGTTGGCGGCAACTGCTTTGTATCCCCTGCGACAACGATTTGTTTGCTTCTCATAATTGCCGGAATAGAATCTGCAGGTATAATCTGACTTGCTTCGTCAAAGATTACAACATCAAAGTATTGCTTCTTAGCATCTATCAACTGGCTAATGGATAACGGACTCGCCATCCAGCAAGGACGAAGACTTGTTAAAACATTTGGAGTTTCGGGTAGTAATTTGCGAAGGGATAGTCTTGCTGATTTTTTATTTGTTTCTGCTCTGACTAAATTTTCCTCATCACCGTGCTGGCTCATTTGCTGCATGACCCATCTCGCATGACGGTAGTGGAGTCTATCCTTTGTTAGCTCCAGTCTCTTTTTATCTAAGTCCTGGAATTCACTTACTAATTCGCTCTGTGTTTTTCCGTGAAATATTTTTAACTTAGCATCTTCTCTATACGCATCTTCTAAGCAGGAATGAAGCCATGCATACTCAAATTGCCTTACCCAAACACTCGGATCGGATTTGCTCTGTTTGATTTCTATTAGGAAAGACATCGCATTACGCGCGTTAAACTCTTTCTCGATTTCTTTTACACTGCCGAAAGACATTGCCTGTGAGTCCTGGTTGAGGTCTCTAAAGATTCCCGAAATCTCATCGAGGGAAAGTCTATCGATTTGATTTTGATTGATCTTTGATTTTGTGAGTTGAATTTCTTTTTGCAGTTCAGAAAAATATGTATTGATGCTTCGCCAATCTCTTACTGGTTCTGGATATACAGTAGCCCGATGCTGGGCTTTCCATTCTCGCAACAGTCCACTGATTGTTTCTATTTCTTGAAAAAATTCTAAATCAGAAGAGGGGAGTGGACTTCGAGAATTTCGAATGGACTCATAATTTTTCCAAAACTCAGTCGTTGCAATTTTTGTAAAAAATTCATTGTCCCGCAAAAGCTTAATGGTTTTTTTCTCAGGAAAAGGATTCGTTGGAAAAAGCTCTTGCCATTGTTTTACTTGAAGTAGAATCTTTTTTATTTCACTGAGTAATTCTTCGCGAGAAACGTCATGGGAAATACGCAACTTTTTCAAAGAGTCCATTGCGTTCTTTAACTCATTGTCGAAGAAATTGGAAAACCATTTTTTAGATTCAGCAGATTCTAAGATTTCAATATATTTTTGTAAATCTTCTGCGTATATTTTTTCTGAATACTTATCTACTGTGCGGCTAATGTCTGTTAATAGATTGATTTTTTTGTTTATAAGAATAGGCGTTGTTTCATTAGAAATATACAATTGTTTTAAATAGCCGAGTCCTAAATTAAAATCGTTTTCTTCTTTAAATGCCTCTTTGATTTGTAAGAAATATTTTAAATCTACTTTGAATATTTCAGGATTGTCAGTGTATAGATCATACATTGAGTTGACTCTTTCCATTAAATGAATCATACCTTCAATTTCTTTGAAATTTTTAGACTCATTGAGACCATAAGCGGAAAGTTTTGAAAACTCTTGTTCGAGCAATTGGAGTTGTTTAAATATTTTGTTTACAGAATTAAATAATACTGTCGCATCTTCCACAGTGGAGATACTCGTTGTTTGCCACGGAGAAGCTTTTGAATCCAAAAATAGAGCGGCTAAACTAGGTTTGTGCAACTCTTCAAGTTTCCCTTTAGGCTATCTACAATATCAGGCGTTAGTTTTTCTAATTCTGTTCCTGTAAACTTGGTTTGGCTTTTTTCTTCATTGGAAAAATTTAAAAGTAAAGATTGGATTTCATAAACACTTTTATTTGAAGGAGTTCTTTTCTTATGAAATTGTTCTGCATGAGCATTTAACTCTCTGCGTTTTTTTGCGAATTGCTTATGCGTGTCGCCTACATCTACGTTTCTTGGATTGCGAATCAAATCTAAGCTTTCTTTGAATTGATCTAATACCATCTTGCGAGAAATTCCCGTTCCGTGTAAATCTAATAGCAGATGACCAAGTTTCTTTTGATCTAAGCGTCGCTTTACAACTTCTAGTGCAGCTTTTTTTTCTGCGACAAACAAAACTTTTTTGCCATTAGCCACAAGTGTTACAATTAGATTTGCAATCGTTTGACTTTTGCCGGTGCCCGGTGGACCTTGAATGGTGCAGTTCTCACCTCTTAATACAGCTTGAATTACACTTTGCTGGCTGGAGTCGCAATCAAAAACAATGAAGTCATCTTCTGGAGGAATTAAATCAAATTTTTTGGGGTCAACGTCACTTGTATTTTCTTTTAACTTTCGAATCGCAAGCTCGTTACCTGCCATCGCAAAAACTAACTCATTGTTATTGTTAGGATTTTCCTTTTGGAATTTAATATCCTCTACCATTGACATCTTCTGAAATGAGAAGTTACTGAGTATTAGCTGCTTTTCTACTTTAAGAGTAGGAACTTTTTTCTTTGTTAAAGTTTTTAGTCTTTGAGAAATCGCTTCGATATCAGGAATAGTCTCTTCGGAATTTTCTACGCCTTCTTCGTTCAGCAATTGCTCAGGGGCAAGTCGGATATTATGCGCTTTCTCTAAGTAAGCGAGTAAGACTGGATTAATGATAGACTCACCGTTATGGGAAAGATAAATTTTGCTTTTATTGTCAATTGCGATTGGAATTAAAAGTAGGGGAGCCTTGGGCGGAATACCGCCGTCATCCTCTTGCCATGATACGAAGCCGTAGGCTAATAGTAATGTGTCGATACCTCTTTCTTCTAAATTCTGCTTGGATCGTTTATGAATGATTTTTATTTTTCTATAAATTTCAGCGTTATTGTCTTTTAAAGACAGCAAATCATTAATCGAAATCTTATCCCCATTAAAAAAATCTATTAAGACTTGTTCGTTGTATTTTAGAAGTTCTAAAGTTCCTACTTTTAAATCGCGGTAATAAAGTAAATTGTTACGGCGCGATAAATCCGTCAGTTCTTGTATCCACTGCTCGCAGGCTTTTTCAATCATTGTCTGTGCGTAATTCATAAATGCAGCGATTTCCTAGAAATTCTTTAACCTTTCAATTCCAAATTTTTTCTGGATTTTTGCATCGATTTCTTTCAAAGTCGATTTATCTAAAACTATCTCAGAGCCATTCTCTGTTTGTAAACTCAAAAACTTTCCTTCGCCTGATTCAAAAGAACTTCCTTCATTTAGAGCAGCGTCTAATTCTCGAATGGATTTGAGTGGTTTTCCATTGATGGTTTTGATTATCTCAAAGCTCAAAGAATGATAGCCATTGTTTGAATCATCTGGCAAGACTTGAACTAGAAGCACATAACGACCGGTATCCCCTTTCTTGTTCATACGGTAGTAGTCGTTTAAATATAGCAATTTCTTGTCAATTCTAGAGCGCCAACTTGTGCCAAACTCTTTCATCAAAAACTCAGAAAGTTCTGCAAAGATAAATCCGCCCTTGATTAAGTATTCAGGCTCTTTGCCTTCATTGTTCATGTATGGGATTTTTACAGATTTGTATGGAAATGCTTTTAGGGGAATGGAAATGGTTTCTTCTTTTTTGTTTCGCAGAATTTTAACTGGAATTTTGCTTCCCATTTTAAAGCCAAATTCTTCTCCAGAGTGAGCGAGAAAGGATATGTATTGTTTGCCGTAGACTGGATGTTTGAAGTATCCCTGTGAATCAATTTTCATTCCACCATATTCGAGGATAATGTCATTTAACTGCAAGTATTTATCTGCAGAGGAGTAGGGGATTACTTCTGCAACTAAGACGCCGTCTGTTTTTTTGTCGAGTCCAAAGTATTCCTTTGTCGTTTCATCGGGGATTGGTCTAAAACGAAATCCTTTAAAAGGAAAAACTGTTCCTTTTGTTTTTTCAAATTTTTGTTTGATAAAGGTGTTGATTACAAAACTAGGAATTGCCTTGCCGGAATTTTTAGAAGCGGTAAATCTGTATAATACTCCAACGGCTTTGTCGTTATCTAAAATCAACTCGCCGTTTCCATCTAACTTCTCGTTTGAGTTTACATGCAGGTAGGGTAATTCAGTATAACCCATTGGATAATTTTCCATGTCAATCCCGGTCAATCGTCCCTTTGAATTCTGAATCGAACCGGAATTATCTAACTGTAAAATCGAAACAGGTTTAAACGGCTCTATTTTTGTTTCGAATTGAATTGGGACTAAGTCTTTAAAAAAATCAGGATCGGAAACTTCCAAAACACTTAGGTTAGATTCATAGTCCATCTTGATTACAGTTGCTGGCACCGAGGTATAAGAAGAAAACTTTTTAACTTCAATAGAAGTATAATAATCAATCAAGGAGGTAAACACAAGTATCCGCTTGTTTGCCAGAACGACTCCGACGGCTCCGCTAGTCTGAGGCTTTTTCGGCTGCCAGGGAAATAAAAAATTAGGCGACTGCGTTGTGATTTTGACCTGCACTACTGTGTTTTTGAATTTATCTTCAATCGTCTCAAGAGAGAATAAAGAAGAGTATGCGCTCAAAAAAAAGATGAAAGTAATGAGCAGTTTTGATTTCATTTATTTCCTACCTTGTAAACAGTTTGCACTTCTTTGTCTGCTTTTTCGATGTCTTCTTTTTTGAGAATCAGAGGAACATCTACATCTCTAAATTTGATTTTCACGAAGGAATAGTCTTTTTTTGCTACAATTTCTTTGAAGTGTTTGATGTTTTGAATTCTTATATCATTCACTGACTCTACTACCATGTTTAGAAAATAATCCGAGTTTGTATTGATTGGGTGAGCGAGCTTGCGATACAAAATAACGTCAGATTCCACATCTTTGCAAAGATCATCATCTATAAAGTAAAAGAAGCGGTAAAGGAATTGACTTCCGCCCTGCGTTTCATTGTTTTTATTCCACTCTTGGAGTAAGTCTCTAGAAATTGGTTGAAATACAAGTCCGCCTAATACGAAGTAGTCGAAGGGCTCATCGTATTTGTGTCGCATATAAGTAAATTCATCCATTCGTTTTGCAGGGAAGTTAACAGTGATTTGCTGCCCGTCTCTAAAAACTCGAAACGAAATTTGTTCGTTTGAATGCTTATTGTCTACAATCTCAACAAAATCAATGCGTGCATCTTTATCGAGAACGATGGTTCCATTTCGTCCAATCGGGAGTCCGTCAATTTCAAGAAGCAAATCATTCTTCTTTAAAAATCCTTCTGCACTTCCTCCTTTTAATACTTTGGTGACAAAGACTCCATTTAGATCTTTTGGAATTTTTCGAAATTCTCTCAGGGTATTATTAAACGAATTTAAAGTTCGAACGCCTAACTCTACGTAGCCGTCATACTTTCCGTCTTCAATGTCTTTTAAAAAATATTTTATAACAGTAGTAGGTATCAGATAACCGATATTTTCCCCTCGGCTCGCAACTTGAAAGGCAACTCCGACAACTTTGTTATCCTGTATAGCAGGTCCGCCCGAATTACCGGGATTAATCGCTGCATCGACTTGAATCACGAGATGGCTGTCAACTTCCGAGTGGGCGTAAGTAGATTGCTCTTTTCTTGAAACAATTCCGCGGCTAACAGAGATTTTGTCCCCGCCAATCGGGTAGCCAACTACTGTGATAGAAGAATTTAGATCAGGAATTGCGCCTAGTTCAAAAGAAGTGGAGTCTTCATAGAAGGATTCGTCTTTTGCTTTTAATAAAGCTAGATCGCAGTCGTGGGCAACAAATAGAATTTCTACTTCATACCAAGTTGTTTGGTTGTATCGTTGGACTTGAATGTATTTTGCATTTGAGATGACATGAGCGTTTGTCATGATTTTATTTTTATCAATGATGAAACCTGTTCCACCACTTGCACGCACACCCGTTGTGAGCCAAGGGGAAAAAGCATCGAGCCCCTGTGAATAAGTGCGAATCTGAACAACACCTTTTCGAACTTTATCAAAGTCAGAGATTTGCTGACTCAAAATAGAAGCGATTGGTAGGAACAAAAACAGGAAAGTTAGAATGTATTTCATAAATTTAAAGTTTTCTCATTTGGTTTAAATTAGTTATTGCTAGAAAAATGCATTAGATTAGAATATGTGTCATAATTTACTAGCTGAAAGTTAATTAACTTTCGCATTCTATATAGTAAAGATTATTTTTTTGAAATGAACTTAATTGTTGAAATATTATTTTCTATTCTCACGATTTTAATCGTCTTTATGCTGTTTTTAGTTTCTGTATTTCGCGTTCCTATTACTTCTACAAAGATATCTTTCGGTCTGTTTGGACTTACTTTAAGTCTCTGGAATTTTATGGAAATTTTGCATAAATTGCAAGTGATAGACTTTGCTTCCTTTTATCTTCAACAGATTGTTTATTCTAACTTAACAGTTTATTTGTTAGTAATTTTTGGATTGCACTTCCCGTTTTATCGAAGGCGAGAAGTATTGATAACCATTTACACTGCTTTCGTTGGTGGAGTAGGTTACTTGATTACCATTCAGACTTTTTCGATTCCCTATTTCGATGCCCATTTCCCGCTTGAAAGTCAATTCTATGAGAAAATTAACTATTTCTTGACAAGAGCCTTTTCTGTGTTTGCGCTTCTTTCTTTTTTAGTGATCGTAATTTACAAGTTGACCCATGCGAGCAATCGACTGAAGAAATTCCTTTACCGCTCTCTTTCTTATCTTGTAATCCTCATAGTTTTCATTTTGACTTTAAATTATTATTTGACCCTTGACTACAATGTCCTCAAGGCGAATGTCAATGTTCTCTTTATTGATATTCTATTTCTCTCTGTGGTTTTACTCTCTCTTATTCAATTCAAATTTATCGCTTTTTATCCGGGCTTTCTTTCCATTTTTATATACGGAGAATTACCTAGGCTAGTGATTCAATCGATTGCCCCATCCAATTTGGCAGGTGCACAATCTCTAAAAGAAGAACTCTGGAAAATTTACGAGCTAGAAAATTGGAAGAAGTTCCTAAACGAATTTTGGTTTAGCATTATCATAGATGAAACTTTAGACAATGCAGTCGAGCATGGGGGTAGACGTTTTGATGATGAAGTGACTGTGCAAGTATTTGAAACCAGTAAATTTTTAGATGTCTATGTGATTGATAGTGGCAAAGGTTTTGAGCCAGAATTAATTCCTGATCCCGCTAGACCGGATCGCATTCATGTTCCAACCGGTCGAGGAATTCATATCATGAAAAAATTATTTCAGGTCAATTGGAACTTTTTAGGCAATGAAATACGAGTTCGAATTTCCAAAAATCCCGCCGACAACCCCGAAGAAGTTTAAAAAAAAGAAAAAAACGGTTTTCATTGAGCCTAGCAAGGATATTTTGAGTAAAAAAACCATTGAAGGAATCAAATCGAATGAAAAAAATATTAGTTATCGCTATGTTACTCGGAGCATCTATCGTGTTTTCTAATTGCGGCAAAGAAGCTGTAAGCGCTGCTGAATGCGAGCCAATCGTAAACCAAATGTTTACCAATTTAGCAAAAGAGTTAAAGCCTGAAGAAGCAGAAAAAGTAAAAGCTATGGAAGGAACTCTCAAAGCAGGCGTTGTAAAAGAATGCACCTCTGGAAAATACAATCTAGATTGCTTAAAAGCTGCAACCAACATCGCTGCTTTACAAACTTGTAAAAAATAAAAATTATTGCCACAGAGGCACGGAGACACAGAGAAGATTGAGTTCTGAGTTTCCGTGTTTGGAACAA from Leptospiraceae bacterium includes the following:
- a CDS encoding DUF4011 domain-containing protein; translation: MNYAQTMIEKACEQWIQELTDLSRRNNLLYYRDLKVGTLELLKYNEQVLIDFFNGDKISINDLLSLKDNNAEIYRKIKIIHKRSKQNLEERGIDTLLLAYGFVSWQEDDGGIPPKAPLLLIPIAIDNKSKIYLSHNGESIINPVLLAYLEKAHNIRLAPEQLLNEEGVENSEETIPDIEAISQRLKTLTKKKVPTLKVEKQLILSNFSFQKMSMVEDIKFQKENPNNNNELVFAMAGNELAIRKLKENTSDVDPKKFDLIPPEDDFIVFDCDSSQQSVIQAVLRGENCTIQGPPGTGKSQTIANLIVTLVANGKKVLFVAEKKAALEVVKRRLDQKKLGHLLLDLHGTGISRKMVLDQFKESLDLIRNPRNVDVGDTHKQFAKKRRELNAHAEQFHKKRTPSNKSVYEIQSLLLNFSNEEKSQTKFTGTELEKLTPDIVDSLKGNLKSCTNLV
- a CDS encoding NAD(P)-dependent alcohol dehydrogenase codes for the protein MKAIICTKYGSPEVLQLREVEKPIPKDNEILIKIKATAVNSGDYRIRKADPFAVRFFFGLTKPKNILGGVLSGEVESIGKDVKRFKLGDEVFGSTGMSFGAYAEYKCLPENATIAIKPNSFSHEEAAVIPFGGNTALFFIKKAKITKGQKVLIYGASGAVGTAAIQLAKVFGAHVTGVCSGANIDLVKSLGADTVIDYTKEDFTRNGMAYDVIFDTVNKISFSQYLKALTEKGILILASAGISEMLQGAWTSMTSSRKVITGVISENTEDMIFIKQLMEEGKIKSVLDRTYNLEQIAEAHAYVEEGHKKGNVAIKV
- a CDS encoding trypsin-like peptidase domain-containing protein, translated to MKYILTFLFLFLPIASILSQQISDFDKVRKGVVQIRTYSQGLDAFSPWLTTGVRASGGTGFIIDKNKIMTNAHVISNAKYIQVQRYNQTTWYEVEILFVAHDCDLALLKAKDESFYEDSTSFELGAIPDLNSSITVVGYPIGGDKISVSRGIVSRKEQSTYAHSEVDSHLVIQVDAAINPGNSGGPAIQDNKVVGVAFQVASRGENIGYLIPTTVIKYFLKDIEDGKYDGYVELGVRTLNSFNNTLREFRKIPKDLNGVFVTKVLKGGSAEGFLKKNDLLLEIDGLPIGRNGTIVLDKDARIDFVEIVDNKHSNEQISFRVFRDGQQITVNFPAKRMDEFTYMRHKYDEPFDYFVLGGLVFQPISRDLLQEWNKNNETQGGSQFLYRFFYFIDDDLCKDVESDVILYRKLAHPINTNSDYFLNMVVESVNDIRIQNIKHFKEIVAKKDYSFVKIKFRDVDVPLILKKEDIEKADKEVQTVYKVGNK
- a CDS encoding serine protease produces the protein MKSKLLITFIFFLSAYSSLFSLETIEDKFKNTVVQVKITTQSPNFLFPWQPKKPQTSGAVGVVLANKRILVFTSLIDYYTSIEVKKFSSYTSVPATVIKMDYESNLSVLEVSDPDFFKDLVPIQFETKIEPFKPVSILQLDNSGSIQNSKGRLTGIDMENYPMGYTELPYLHVNSNEKLDGNGELILDNDKAVGVLYRFTASKNSGKAIPSFVINTFIKQKFEKTKGTVFPFKGFRFRPIPDETTKEYFGLDKKTDGVLVAEVIPYSSADKYLQLNDIILEYGGMKIDSQGYFKHPVYGKQYISFLAHSGEEFGFKMGSKIPVKILRNKKEETISIPLKAFPYKSVKIPYMNNEGKEPEYLIKGGFIFAELSEFLMKEFGTSWRSRIDKKLLYLNDYYRMNKKGDTGRYVLLVQVLPDDSNNGYHSLSFEIIKTINGKPLKSIRELDAALNEGSSFESGEGKFLSLQTENGSEIVLDKSTLKEIDAKIQKKFGIERLKNF
- a CDS encoding ATP-binding protein — protein: MNLIVEILFSILTILIVFMLFLVSVFRVPITSTKISFGLFGLTLSLWNFMEILHKLQVIDFASFYLQQIVYSNLTVYLLVIFGLHFPFYRRREVLITIYTAFVGGVGYLITIQTFSIPYFDAHFPLESQFYEKINYFLTRAFSVFALLSFLVIVIYKLTHASNRLKKFLYRSLSYLVILIVFILTLNYYLTLDYNVLKANVNVLFIDILFLSVVLLSLIQFKFIAFYPGFLSIFIYGELPRLVIQSIAPSNLAGAQSLKEELWKIYELENWKKFLNEFWFSIIIDETLDNAVEHGGRRFDDEVTVQVFETSKFLDVYVIDSGKGFEPELIPDPARPDRIHVPTGRGIHIMKKLFQVNWNFLGNEIRVRISKNPADNPEEV
- a CDS encoding TIGR04454 family lipoprotein, coding for MKKILVIAMLLGASIVFSNCGKEAVSAAECEPIVNQMFTNLAKELKPEEAEKVKAMEGTLKAGVVKECTSGKYNLDCLKAATNIAALQTCKK